The following are from one region of the Pelagibius sp. CAU 1746 genome:
- a CDS encoding histidine phosphatase family protein, translating into MKRGTRRGLARLLLLAGLLAMVLPAAAPAEAGDFDLTKLKDGGYVVLLRHVKAGGVDADDFDLKDCRTQRQVGAAGRAQGAVLAERFRAAGIAGATVLSSQFCRARQTAELLGLGPVRDEPALNYFHWTVGGEDEMNAAVRRLLAEMKPPAGPLVLVTHSHAFVALGQEKPPSGGGLVFRPNGTDRPEVAGTITAPE; encoded by the coding sequence ATGAAACGGGGAACGCGGCGCGGCTTGGCGCGTCTGCTGCTGCTGGCGGGGCTGCTGGCCATGGTGCTGCCGGCGGCGGCGCCTGCGGAAGCGGGGGACTTCGATCTGACAAAACTGAAGGACGGCGGCTACGTGGTGTTGCTGCGCCACGTGAAGGCGGGCGGCGTCGACGCCGACGACTTCGACCTGAAGGACTGCCGCACCCAGCGCCAGGTCGGCGCGGCCGGGCGCGCCCAGGGCGCGGTCCTGGCCGAACGCTTCCGCGCGGCGGGCATCGCCGGGGCGACGGTGCTGAGCAGTCAGTTTTGCCGCGCCCGGCAGACCGCGGAGCTGCTCGGCCTCGGCCCGGTGCGCGACGAGCCCGCGCTCAATTATTTCCATTGGACCGTCGGAGGCGAAGACGAGATGAACGCGGCGGTCCGCCGTTTGCTCGCTGAGATGAAACCGCCCGCCGGGCCGCTGGTGCTGGTGACCCACAGCCACGCCTTCGTCGCGCTGGGCCAGGAAAAGCCGCCTTCGGGCGGCGGCCTGGTGTTCAGGCCCAACGGCACCGACAGGCCGGAGGTCGCCGGGACCATCACCGCGCCGGAATAG